A single Lactuca sativa cultivar Salinas chromosome 8, Lsat_Salinas_v11, whole genome shotgun sequence DNA region contains:
- the LOC111900751 gene encoding LOW QUALITY PROTEIN: cytochrome P450 94C1 (The sequence of the model RefSeq protein was modified relative to this genomic sequence to represent the inferred CDS: inserted 1 base in 1 codon; deleted 1 base in 1 codon) produces the protein MSPRSPEENTPKFVEGEVSKDVADELGNVSNAFANVCYHVQSRLLPFLSSATRERDGGLVDLQSVFRQFSFEYICRFSLGLDLNSPELPFHISQFSDSFDLATTLSAKRALSASPLIWKANRILNMGSERKLKEAVQNVNFLIEQVINQKKKVGFTKNQDLLSRFMVVSDDHTFLRDVIINFVLAGRDTVASALTSFFWLILNHPEVESKIRLELDQLVNENQEFATFEQVKKLDYLQAAIYESMRLYPPIQFDSKFAVEDDRLPDGTLVKKGTRVTFHPYAMGRMETIWGKDCKEFKPERWLKGGIFNQESPFKYPVFXAGLRACLGKEMALMEMKTVVLCLLPRFSFRLVNSDGELQFEPALTATVRMGLPVIVSERNHVASH, from the exons CTCGGAAATGTGTCGAATGCCTTCGCGAATGTCTGTTACCACGTTCAAAGTCGACTTCTCCCGTTTCTATCTTCGGCTACTAGAGAAAGAGATGGAGGTTTAGTGGATCTACAATCTGTCTTTAGACAATTTTCATTTGAATATATTTGTAGATTTTCTTTGGGTTTAGATCTAAATTCACCCGAATTACCTTTTCATATTTCTCAATTCTCTGATTCGTTTGATCTAGCCACAACATTGTCGGCTAAGAGAGCTTTGTCTGCTTCTCCACTGATATGGAAGGCGAATAGGATACTGAATATGGGATCGGAGAGAAAGCTCAAAGAAGCAGTTCAAAATGTTAACTTTCTTATAGAGCAAGTCATTAATCAAAAGAAGAAAGTTGGGTTTACAAAGAACCAGGACCTTTTATCAAGATTCATGGTGGTATCCGACGACCACACCTTTCTTAGAGATGTGATCATAAACTTCGTTCTTGCAGGACGAGATACAGTTGCCTCAGCCTTAACAAGTTTCTTTTGGCTAATCTTAAACCATCCAGAAGTCGAGTCCAAAATAAGGCTTGAACTTGATCAACTGGTGAATGAGAATCAAGAATTTGCAACGTTCGAACAAGTGAAAAAGCTGGACTATCTTCAAGCTGCAATATACGAAAGCATGCGACTCTACCCGCCGATTCAGTTTGACTCCAAATTCGCAGTTGAAGACGATAGATTACCCGATGGAACCTTGGTTAAAAAGGGAACGAGGGTCACATTCCATCCATATGCAATGGGTCGGATGGAAACCATATGGGGCAAGGATTGCAAGGAGTTTAAACCGGAAAGGTGGTTGAAGGGTGGGATCTTCAATCAAGAAAGTCCATTTAAGTACCCAGTTT AAGCCGGGTTAAGGGCTTGTTTGGGGAAGGAAATGGCATTGATGGAAATGAAAACGGTGGTACTATGTTTGTTACCCCGGTTTAGCTTTAGACTTGTAAACTCGGATGGTGAACTTCAGTTTGAACCGGCGTTAACGGCCACTGTG AGAATGGGGCTTCCAGTCATTGTTAGCGAGAGAAATCATGTTGCAAGTCATTGA